A part of Pararoseomonas sp. SCSIO 73927 genomic DNA contains:
- a CDS encoding hydroxymethylglutaryl-CoA reductase, degradative, which produces MTISNLTSRIPGFHRMSTAERLEAVAAFSNLDEATQAQLAAPGNIDPHLADHMIENVVATLSIPIGVATNMRVDGKDVLVPMATEESSVVAAVCNSARQCYESGGFTTSVSGNLMIAQVQLVGVTDPENARLRILEKREEVAATCDGCDPMLVSLGGGFRDLEVRVVPSRGGPMVVTHLIVDTCDAMGANTVNTMAETLAPRIEAWTGGKVFLRILSNLADRRLARARATWTAEAIGGEAVRDGMISAYHFAEADPYRAATHNKGIMNGISAVVLATGNDTRAVEAGAHAFAARNGRYTSLTNWEVTAEGHLAGSIEVPLPVGLVGGATKIHPTARACLKILGVSTAAELARIIAAVGLAQNFGAMKALATTGIQKGHMALHANNVAIAAGATGDEVARLAALLVERRQVRQDVAVAELERMRAG; this is translated from the coding sequence ATGACCATCAGCAACCTGACCTCCCGCATTCCGGGCTTCCACCGCATGAGCACGGCGGAGCGGCTGGAGGCCGTCGCCGCCTTCTCGAACCTGGACGAGGCGACGCAGGCCCAGCTCGCCGCCCCCGGCAACATCGACCCGCACCTGGCCGACCACATGATCGAGAACGTGGTCGCCACCCTCTCCATTCCCATCGGCGTCGCCACCAACATGCGCGTCGATGGGAAGGACGTGCTGGTGCCGATGGCCACGGAGGAATCCTCCGTCGTCGCCGCCGTCTGCAACTCCGCGCGCCAGTGCTACGAGTCCGGCGGCTTCACCACCTCCGTCTCCGGCAACCTGATGATCGCCCAGGTCCAGCTCGTCGGCGTGACCGACCCGGAGAACGCCCGCCTCCGCATCCTCGAGAAGCGCGAGGAGGTCGCCGCCACCTGCGACGGCTGCGACCCCATGCTCGTCAGCCTCGGCGGCGGCTTCCGCGACCTCGAGGTTCGCGTCGTCCCCTCCCGCGGCGGCCCGATGGTCGTCACGCACCTCATTGTCGACACCTGCGACGCCATGGGCGCCAACACCGTCAACACCATGGCCGAGACCCTCGCCCCGAGGATCGAGGCCTGGACCGGCGGCAAGGTCTTCCTCCGCATCCTCTCCAACCTCGCCGACCGCCGCCTCGCCCGCGCTCGCGCCACCTGGACCGCCGAAGCCATCGGCGGAGAGGCCGTGCGCGACGGCATGATCAGCGCCTACCACTTCGCGGAAGCCGACCCTTACCGCGCCGCCACCCACAACAAGGGCATCATGAACGGCATCTCCGCCGTGGTGCTCGCCACCGGCAACGATACCCGCGCGGTGGAGGCCGGCGCCCACGCCTTCGCCGCCCGCAACGGCCGCTACACCAGCCTCACCAACTGGGAGGTCACGGCGGAAGGCCACCTCGCCGGCTCCATCGAGGTCCCTCTCCCCGTCGGCCTCGTCGGCGGCGCCACGAAGATCCACCCCACGGCCCGCGCCTGCCTGAAGATCCTGGGCGTCTCCACCGCGGCGGAACTCGCCCGCATCATCGCCGCCGTCGGCCTTGCCCAGAACTTCGGCGCCATGAAGGCCCTCGCCACCACCGGCATCCAGAAGGGCCACATGGCCCTGCACGCCAACAACGTCGCCATCGCCGCCGGCGCCACCGGCGACGAGGTGGCCCGCCTCGCCGCCCTCCTCGTGGAGCGCCGGCAGGTCCGCCAGGACGTGGCGGTGGCGGAGCTGGAGCGGATGCGCGCCGGCTAG
- a CDS encoding cold shock domain-containing protein yields the protein MPMGTVVWYQPHKGYGFIRPDDGGPDVMVHESVVEAAGRRDLKKGEEIEYEAAQLPKKPAPIVMRILSR from the coding sequence ATGCCGATGGGGACGGTGGTCTGGTACCAGCCGCACAAGGGCTACGGCTTCATCCGGCCCGATGATGGCGGGCCGGACGTGATGGTGCACGAATCGGTGGTGGAGGCCGCCGGGCGGCGAGACCTGAAAAAGGGAGAGGAGATCGAGTACGAGGCGGCGCAGCTTCCGAAGAAGCCGGCGCCGATCGTGATGCGCATCCTCTCCCGCTAG
- a CDS encoding DUF1206 domain-containing protein: MMISSNSNRLELLARLGYAARGLVNLLIGLLALLAAFGRDTGEEVAGSRGALEALLSQAWGSALLAVVALGLFGFALWRLLQSVLDADRRGRSPSALVARAGQLVSAAIYVSLGIFAVSLLTGSAAGGEEEQAARDWTRWLLRQPFGRWLTGAVALAVLGTGIAMAAKAWTASFRKHLACGPGIANWVIPLGRAGYAARSVVFLIIAAFLLLAAWQSDAGEARGLGGALLALQEQPLGQAAYAIVALGLAAFGAFEFAEARYRHIATPTEAEIAKGALRR; the protein is encoded by the coding sequence ATGATGATTTCTTCCAACAGCAACCGCCTCGAGCTCCTCGCCCGCCTCGGTTACGCGGCGAGAGGGCTCGTGAACCTCCTTATCGGGCTCCTGGCGCTCCTCGCCGCCTTCGGGCGGGACACGGGCGAAGAGGTCGCGGGCTCGCGGGGCGCCCTGGAGGCGCTGTTATCCCAGGCCTGGGGCAGCGCGCTGCTCGCGGTGGTGGCGCTCGGCCTTTTCGGCTTCGCCCTCTGGCGCCTCCTGCAATCCGTCCTGGACGCGGACCGCCGGGGCCGCTCCCCCTCAGCCCTCGTCGCCCGCGCCGGCCAGCTCGTCTCCGCCGCGATCTACGTCAGCCTTGGGATCTTCGCCGTCAGCCTCCTCACCGGCTCCGCCGCTGGCGGCGAGGAGGAACAGGCCGCCCGCGACTGGACGCGCTGGCTCCTCCGGCAGCCCTTCGGCCGCTGGCTCACCGGGGCCGTCGCGCTGGCCGTGCTCGGGACAGGGATCGCCATGGCCGCGAAGGCCTGGACCGCCTCCTTCCGCAAGCACCTCGCCTGCGGCCCCGGCATCGCCAACTGGGTCATCCCCCTCGGCCGGGCCGGCTACGCGGCCCGGTCCGTCGTGTTCCTGATCATCGCCGCCTTCCTGCTGCTCGCGGCCTGGCAGTCCGACGCCGGCGAGGCGCGCGGCCTCGGCGGCGCCCTGCTCGCCCTGCAGGAACAGCCCCTGGGCCAGGCCGCCTACGCCATCGTTGCCCTCGGCCTCGCCGCCTTCGGAGCGTTCGAGTTTGCCGAGGCACGGTACCGCCACATCGCGACCCCGACGGAGGCGGAGATCGCGAAAGGCGCACTGAGGCGCTGA
- a CDS encoding phosphatase PAP2 family protein has protein sequence MTGRKAWLLAIPERVTRMERWTLVAIALTAASLFAFVNLAAEVTDGDTNAFDRAVLLALRNPADPSDPIGPRWLEEMMRDLTALGGNLVLALLSLSITGFLVLTGKRRAAAMIAASLITGTLVAHALKWGFDRPRPDLVPHGTAVYTQSFPSAHAMLSAIVYLTLGALLARVQAAWRVKIYLLTVAVLLTVIIGLSRVYLGVHWPTDVLAGWAVGAAWALLCWLVLLSIQRARRRARQRADTSVIARREAAPEH, from the coding sequence GTGACGGGACGGAAGGCCTGGCTCCTGGCAATCCCGGAGCGGGTCACGCGCATGGAGCGCTGGACCCTCGTGGCCATCGCCCTCACGGCCGCCTCCCTCTTCGCTTTCGTCAACCTCGCCGCCGAGGTGACCGACGGCGACACCAACGCCTTCGACCGCGCCGTCCTCCTGGCGCTCCGCAACCCCGCCGACCCCTCCGACCCGATCGGCCCGCGCTGGCTGGAGGAGATGATGCGCGACCTTACCGCCCTCGGCGGCAACCTCGTGCTCGCCCTCCTCTCCCTCTCCATCACCGGCTTCCTGGTCCTCACGGGGAAGCGCCGGGCCGCCGCCATGATCGCGGCCTCCCTCATCACCGGCACGCTGGTGGCCCATGCCCTGAAATGGGGCTTCGACCGCCCGCGCCCTGACCTCGTCCCGCACGGCACGGCCGTCTACACGCAGAGCTTCCCCAGCGCGCACGCCATGCTCTCCGCCATCGTCTACCTCACCCTCGGCGCCCTCCTCGCCCGGGTGCAGGCGGCCTGGCGGGTCAAGATCTATCTCCTGACCGTGGCCGTGCTCCTCACCGTCATCATCGGGCTGAGCCGCGTCTACCTCGGCGTCCACTGGCCCACGGACGTCCTGGCCGGCTGGGCGGTGGGCGCCGCCTGGGCGCTGCTGTGCTGGCTCGTCCTGCTCTCCATCCAGCGCGCCCGCCGCCGAGCGCGGCAGAGAGCCGATACCTCCGTCATAGCCCGCCGGGAGGCGGCACCAGAACACTGA
- a CDS encoding ATP-dependent DNA helicase, which produces MPPSAAPTPAPSGSTPRLLLPEAPALVAGIGRATILTPDGEIETLPTAALANRLSELPPPILVHAPATARRLGLPPFPVAFDLLELFAFILPAQLAAPTPRGLALVLEMDAPKDDEAAAILLPEIATTLLRRLAATRHAPINRDAAMLAARLRDASDWTWAPSLLAALGQPEARPGTDALKVWRRLPDWEETAPPTPPASIPVAPLEARKRLAEILGADAETRPAQADYASAAALAFAPREAEGHPQLVLAEAGTGTGKTLGYIAPASLWAERNGAPVWVSTYTRNLQRQIDGELFRLFPDPAERRQHVVIRKGRENYLCLLNHEEAVNGAMPSRLLALSLVSRWAAATRDGDMQGGDFPGWIAELFPWGHVAGLTDRRGECIHSACPHWRRCFVEHSIRRARTARLVIANHALVMVQAALGGGDDKPALRYVFDEGHHLFDAADAAFSAEISGGEMAELRRWLLGAEGGRGRARGLRRRLEEVTTDHPALLPLVEEALRHAGSLPGPGWSSRLGEPEEHDLDEEDLPGHPARTNPGETFLRTIILQVFARSPEADVGYDAECDLHPLNPGVAEAGAALEDALRLVETPLQALHARLTGLLEDPDAELETGDRIRLDTARRTVERRGLRPLGAWRGMLKALSDRPPEPGTRPLHVDWLAITRREGRVIDAALHRHFLDPTQPFATVVAAPAHGLLITSATLRDSGEGDAEAAWEEAEARTGANHIASPAIRAAVPSPFDYPAQTLAVVVTDVARDGPQAAMAMEQLFRASGGGALGLFTAIRRLRDAHRRMAPGLEAAGLPLYAQHVDAMDNATLVDVFRAEEDSCLLGTDALRDGVDVPGRSLRLLVFDRIPWPRPTILHRERRTHLSGARPKAYDDAIARHRLRQAFGRLIRRADDRGVFVLLDSRAPTRLLAGLPEGVAVHRMGLAEAVRETRRFLNGDRPAD; this is translated from the coding sequence ATGCCCCCTTCCGCGGCGCCCACCCCCGCCCCTTCCGGGTCCACCCCTCGTCTCCTGCTGCCCGAGGCCCCCGCCCTCGTCGCCGGCATCGGCCGCGCCACCATCCTCACGCCCGATGGCGAGATCGAGACCCTTCCCACCGCCGCCCTCGCCAACCGCCTGTCCGAACTCCCGCCCCCGATCCTCGTTCACGCCCCTGCCACGGCCCGCCGCCTCGGCCTGCCGCCCTTCCCCGTGGCCTTCGACCTTCTTGAGCTCTTCGCCTTCATCCTCCCCGCCCAGCTCGCCGCCCCCACCCCGCGCGGCCTCGCCCTGGTGCTGGAGATGGATGCCCCGAAGGACGACGAGGCCGCCGCGATCCTCCTTCCGGAGATCGCCACCACCCTCCTCCGCCGCCTCGCCGCCACGCGCCACGCGCCGATCAACCGCGATGCCGCCATGCTCGCCGCCCGCCTGCGCGACGCCTCGGACTGGACTTGGGCCCCGAGCCTCCTCGCCGCCCTCGGCCAGCCCGAAGCCCGCCCGGGCACGGACGCGCTGAAGGTCTGGCGCCGCCTCCCGGACTGGGAGGAGACCGCGCCCCCCACCCCGCCCGCCTCCATCCCCGTCGCCCCGCTGGAAGCCCGCAAGCGCCTGGCCGAGATCCTCGGCGCGGACGCGGAGACCCGCCCCGCCCAGGCCGACTACGCCTCCGCCGCCGCTCTCGCCTTCGCCCCGCGCGAGGCGGAGGGCCACCCCCAGCTCGTCCTGGCGGAGGCCGGCACCGGCACCGGCAAGACGCTGGGCTACATCGCCCCCGCCTCTCTCTGGGCCGAGCGCAACGGCGCCCCCGTCTGGGTCAGCACCTACACCCGCAACCTCCAGCGCCAGATCGACGGCGAGCTCTTCCGCCTCTTCCCCGACCCGGCGGAGCGCCGCCAGCACGTCGTCATCCGCAAGGGCCGCGAGAACTATCTCTGCCTCCTGAACCACGAGGAGGCGGTGAACGGCGCCATGCCCTCCCGCCTCCTCGCCCTCTCCCTCGTCTCCCGCTGGGCCGCCGCCACGCGGGACGGCGATATGCAGGGCGGCGACTTCCCGGGCTGGATCGCCGAGCTCTTCCCCTGGGGCCACGTCGCCGGCCTCACGGACCGCCGCGGCGAGTGCATCCACTCCGCCTGCCCGCACTGGCGCCGCTGCTTCGTGGAGCACTCCATCCGCCGCGCCCGCACCGCGCGCCTCGTCATCGCCAACCACGCCCTCGTCATGGTCCAGGCGGCGCTTGGCGGCGGCGACGATAAGCCCGCCCTGCGCTACGTCTTCGACGAGGGCCACCACCTCTTCGACGCCGCCGACGCCGCCTTCTCCGCGGAAATCAGCGGCGGCGAGATGGCCGAACTGCGCCGCTGGCTCCTCGGTGCGGAGGGCGGCCGCGGCCGCGCCCGCGGCCTGCGCCGCCGCCTGGAGGAGGTCACCACCGACCACCCCGCCCTCCTCCCCCTGGTGGAGGAAGCCCTGCGCCACGCCGGCAGCCTCCCCGGCCCAGGCTGGTCCTCCCGCCTCGGCGAGCCGGAGGAGCATGACCTCGACGAGGAGGACCTCCCCGGCCATCCCGCCCGCACCAACCCCGGCGAGACCTTCCTCCGCACGATCATCCTCCAGGTCTTCGCCCGCAGCCCGGAGGCCGATGTCGGCTATGACGCCGAGTGCGACCTCCACCCCCTCAACCCCGGCGTCGCCGAGGCCGGGGCGGCGCTGGAGGACGCCCTCCGCCTCGTCGAGACCCCCCTCCAGGCCCTCCACGCCCGCCTCACCGGCCTGCTGGAAGACCCGGACGCCGAGTTGGAGACCGGCGACCGCATCCGCCTGGACACGGCCCGCCGCACCGTGGAGCGCCGCGGCCTGCGCCCCCTCGGCGCCTGGCGCGGCATGCTGAAGGCCCTGTCGGACCGCCCGCCCGAGCCCGGCACCCGTCCCCTCCACGTGGACTGGCTCGCCATCACCCGCCGGGAAGGCCGCGTGATCGACGCCGCCCTGCACCGCCACTTCCTCGACCCCACCCAGCCTTTCGCCACCGTGGTCGCCGCCCCCGCCCACGGCCTCCTCATCACCTCCGCCACGCTCCGGGACAGCGGCGAGGGTGACGCCGAGGCCGCCTGGGAGGAGGCCGAGGCCCGCACCGGCGCGAACCACATCGCCAGCCCCGCCATCCGCGCCGCCGTCCCCTCCCCCTTCGACTACCCCGCCCAGACCCTCGCGGTCGTCGTCACCGACGTTGCGCGGGATGGCCCCCAGGCCGCGATGGCGATGGAGCAGCTATTCCGCGCCTCCGGCGGCGGCGCCCTCGGCCTCTTCACCGCCATCCGCCGCCTGCGCGACGCCCATCGCCGCATGGCCCCGGGCCTGGAGGCCGCCGGCCTCCCCCTCTACGCCCAGCACGTGGACGCCATGGACAACGCCACCCTCGTGGACGTCTTCCGGGCGGAGGAGGATTCCTGCCTTCTCGGCACGGACGCCCTGCGGGACGGCGTGGACGTGCCCGGCCGCTCCCTCCGCCTGCTGGTCTTCGACCGCATTCCCTGGCCCCGCCCCACCATCCTCCACCGGGAGCGCCGCACCCACCTCTCCGGCGCCCGGCCCAAGGCCTATGACGACGCCATCGCCCGCCACCGCCTGCGCCAGGCTTTCGGCCGCCTGATCCGCCGCGCCGATGACCGCGGCGTCTTCGTCCTGCTGGATTCCCGCGCCCCCACCCGCCTCCTTGCCGGCCTGCCGGAGGGCGTGGCCGTGCACCGCATGGGACTGGCCGAGGCGGTGCGGGAAACCCGGCGCTTCCTAAATGGTGATCGTCCCGCCGATTGA
- a CDS encoding tripartite tricarboxylate transporter substrate-binding protein: MHRRLLLGSALALPALTARAQAPYPDRAITLVEGYPPGGVTDLASRAVAEPMSRALGVPVVVENRPGAATSVAATYGARARPDGHTLVMGTTTLAINQTLQPNLTPKDPARELDAIGTVFRTPFILHVHPSVPARNVAELIAHCKANPGKVLFGSPGTGSVSHLCLELFRSRAGIDIVHVPYRGGAPAALDLRQGRVHAVFQAIQEAKTTLSDGGTRGLAVTASAPIAGYPELPPVAQTLPGFEVFFWQGLFAPAGTPAPVIARAAAALRTATEDAALRARMADQGVELVSGDAAMLRDALVNDTRRWGDVIREANIRLE; this comes from the coding sequence ATGCACCGCCGCCTTCTCCTCGGCAGCGCCCTCGCGCTGCCCGCCCTCACCGCCCGCGCGCAAGCCCCCTACCCCGACCGCGCCATCACCCTCGTCGAGGGCTACCCGCCCGGCGGCGTCACCGACCTCGCCTCCCGCGCGGTGGCCGAGCCCATGTCGCGCGCCCTCGGGGTCCCCGTCGTGGTCGAGAACCGCCCGGGTGCCGCCACCTCCGTTGCCGCCACCTACGGCGCCCGCGCCCGGCCGGACGGTCACACCCTGGTCATGGGCACCACCACCCTCGCCATCAACCAGACCCTCCAGCCCAACCTGACGCCGAAGGACCCGGCGCGGGAACTGGACGCGATCGGGACCGTGTTCCGCACCCCCTTCATCCTCCACGTCCACCCCTCCGTCCCCGCCCGGAACGTCGCGGAACTCATCGCCCACTGCAAGGCGAACCCCGGCAAGGTCCTCTTCGGCTCCCCCGGCACCGGCTCCGTCAGCCACCTCTGCCTGGAACTCTTCCGCTCCCGCGCCGGGATCGACATCGTCCACGTCCCCTATCGCGGCGGCGCCCCCGCCGCGCTGGACCTGCGCCAGGGCCGCGTCCACGCCGTGTTCCAGGCCATCCAGGAGGCCAAGACCACCCTCTCCGACGGCGGCACCCGCGGCCTCGCCGTCACGGCCAGCGCCCCCATCGCCGGCTACCCGGAGCTCCCGCCCGTCGCACAGACCCTGCCGGGCTTCGAGGTCTTCTTCTGGCAAGGCCTCTTCGCCCCCGCCGGCACCCCCGCCCCGGTCATCGCCCGCGCCGCCGCCGCCCTCCGCACCGCGACCGAGGACGCGGCGCTCCGCGCCCGCATGGCCGACCAGGGCGTGGAGCTCGTCAGCGGCGACGCCGCCATGCTGCGCGACGCCCTGGTGAACGACACCCGCCGCTGGGGCGACGTGATCCGCGAGGCGAACATCCGCCTCGAGTAG
- a CDS encoding lipid kinase produces MRRALFVANEKSRRGPEGADAAAAALERGGIRLVREPCTDAEGLRAAIRRMAGSVDMVVLGGGDGTMNSAAPALIETGLPLGLLPLGTANDLARTLGIPLELEEAVRVVIEGVPRRIDLGEVNGHPFFNVASVGLSVAVTRELTGEVKRRWGRLGYALATCRALWKMRPFRAVIQHDGEAHRVRTLQVAVGNGRFYGGGMTIDEAAAIDDGRLNLYSLEFEGVWKLAMIYPAFRSGRHGLWQEVRTASSQEIEIRTRRPRPVNTDGELTTRTPARFRVLPGAVSVLVPPPGGL; encoded by the coding sequence GTGCGGCGTGCCCTGTTCGTGGCCAATGAGAAGAGCCGCCGGGGCCCGGAGGGGGCCGATGCGGCGGCCGCCGCGCTGGAGCGCGGCGGGATCCGGTTGGTGCGCGAGCCCTGCACCGATGCCGAGGGGCTTCGCGCGGCTATCCGCCGGATGGCGGGGTCTGTGGACATGGTGGTGCTGGGTGGCGGTGACGGAACGATGAACTCCGCCGCGCCGGCGCTGATCGAGACGGGGCTGCCGCTGGGCCTTCTCCCGCTGGGCACCGCGAACGACCTGGCGCGGACGCTTGGGATCCCGCTGGAGCTTGAGGAGGCGGTGCGGGTGGTGATCGAGGGCGTGCCGCGCCGGATCGACCTGGGGGAGGTCAACGGCCATCCCTTCTTCAACGTGGCCAGCGTCGGGCTGAGCGTGGCGGTGACGCGTGAGCTGACGGGGGAGGTGAAGCGGCGCTGGGGGCGGCTGGGCTACGCCCTGGCGACCTGCCGGGCGCTGTGGAAGATGCGGCCCTTCCGCGCCGTGATCCAGCACGACGGCGAGGCGCACCGGGTGCGGACGCTGCAGGTGGCGGTGGGGAACGGGCGCTTCTACGGCGGCGGGATGACGATCGACGAGGCGGCGGCGATCGATGACGGCCGGCTCAACCTCTACAGCCTGGAGTTCGAGGGAGTCTGGAAGCTGGCGATGATCTACCCGGCCTTCCGGTCCGGCCGGCACGGGCTGTGGCAGGAGGTTCGGACGGCGAGCTCCCAGGAGATCGAGATCCGGACGCGGCGCCCGCGGCCGGTGAACACGGATGGCGAGCTGACGACGCGGACGCCGGCGCGGTTCCGGGTGCTGCCGGGCGCGGTCAGTGTTCTGGTGCCGCCTCCCGGCGGGCTATGA
- a CDS encoding PLP-dependent aminotransferase family protein: MSIPSKASTIVERVTAAIEGGTLRPGERVASVRKGARDRGVSKNTLAVAYDQLVASGHLEARRGAGYFVAAAPRMPPRRIGPEVEEALDLVSLLREQTEAHYAVRPGEGRPPPAWMEESELGAHFARAARFGTQGGAHDYGSAWGYAPLRERIALSLQERAIPCPPDQVLLTGGANHALDLIIRHMVEPGDAVLVDDPGYYPLFGKLRLARARIVGVRRGPEGPDLEDLAEKLAVVRPKLFFTQSLAHNPTGGTLVPAVAHAVLQAAERHGFHIVEDDPFADILPAMATRLAALDGLRRVLHVGTFSKTLSASLRVGFVAAAPELLRALGHMKLLTVVATSQYAERLVAGLMAGGHYLRHLRRLRTRVERATDEALRDLAAVGLRPPRPPGGGFYLWTPLPDGVEEAAIVREAAARSIFLAPGAVFSPERQAAVPILRLNVAHASDPRFIAFLRERLGG, encoded by the coding sequence ATGTCCATCCCGTCCAAGGCCAGCACGATCGTCGAGCGGGTCACGGCCGCGATCGAGGGCGGGACGCTGAGGCCGGGGGAGCGCGTGGCCTCGGTGCGGAAGGGGGCGCGGGACAGGGGCGTCTCCAAGAACACGCTGGCGGTCGCCTATGACCAGCTCGTCGCGTCCGGCCACCTGGAGGCGCGGCGGGGGGCGGGGTATTTCGTGGCGGCGGCGCCGCGCATGCCGCCCCGGCGGATCGGGCCGGAGGTGGAGGAGGCGCTGGACCTCGTCTCGCTGCTGCGGGAGCAGACGGAGGCGCACTACGCCGTGCGGCCTGGCGAGGGGCGGCCGCCGCCGGCTTGGATGGAGGAGTCGGAACTCGGGGCGCATTTCGCCCGGGCTGCGCGCTTCGGGACGCAGGGCGGGGCGCACGACTATGGCAGCGCCTGGGGCTACGCGCCGCTGCGGGAGCGGATCGCGCTCTCGCTGCAGGAGCGGGCGATTCCCTGCCCGCCGGACCAGGTGCTGCTGACCGGCGGGGCGAACCACGCGCTGGACCTGATCATCCGGCACATGGTGGAGCCGGGGGACGCGGTGCTGGTGGACGATCCCGGCTACTACCCGCTGTTCGGCAAGCTGCGGCTGGCGCGGGCGCGGATCGTGGGGGTGCGGCGCGGGCCGGAGGGGCCGGATCTGGAGGATCTGGCGGAGAAGCTGGCGGTGGTGCGGCCGAAGCTCTTCTTCACGCAATCGCTGGCGCACAATCCGACGGGAGGGACGCTGGTGCCGGCCGTGGCGCACGCGGTGCTGCAGGCGGCGGAGCGGCACGGGTTCCATATCGTGGAGGACGATCCCTTCGCCGACATCCTGCCCGCCATGGCGACGCGGCTGGCGGCGCTGGACGGGCTGCGGCGGGTGCTGCACGTCGGCACCTTCTCCAAGACGCTCTCGGCCTCGCTGCGGGTGGGGTTCGTGGCGGCGGCGCCGGAGCTGTTGCGGGCGCTCGGGCACATGAAGCTGCTGACGGTGGTGGCGACGTCCCAGTACGCGGAGCGGCTGGTGGCGGGGTTGATGGCCGGCGGGCACTACCTGCGCCACCTGCGGCGGCTGCGGACGCGGGTGGAGCGGGCGACGGACGAGGCTCTGCGCGACCTGGCGGCCGTGGGGCTGAGGCCGCCGCGGCCGCCGGGCGGCGGGTTCTATCTGTGGACGCCACTGCCGGACGGGGTGGAGGAGGCGGCGATCGTGCGGGAGGCGGCGGCGCGGAGCATCTTCCTGGCGCCCGGGGCGGTGTTCAGCCCCGAGCGGCAGGCGGCGGTTCCCATACTGCGGCTGAACGTGGCGCATGCGAGCGACCCGCGCTTCATCGCCTTTCTCCGCGAGCGGCTGGGGGGCTAG
- a CDS encoding tellurite resistance TerB family protein codes for MDTNVMDTAPTPLPTRFTAQEALVCAMVLMGVSDRGMTDAELAAMSRLVRELPAFGDFHPSEIDTVTEVVLGLLDQADGLDRASEMIRDALPPRLRETAYLLACEIAAADGDASQEELRFLQDFRIALDIDRLVAGAIERAAKARFQVI; via the coding sequence ATGGACACGAACGTCATGGACACCGCCCCCACCCCCCTGCCCACGCGCTTCACCGCGCAGGAGGCCCTGGTCTGCGCCATGGTGCTGATGGGCGTCAGCGACCGCGGCATGACGGACGCGGAGCTCGCCGCCATGTCCCGCCTCGTCCGGGAACTCCCGGCCTTCGGCGACTTCCACCCCAGCGAGATCGACACCGTCACCGAGGTCGTCCTCGGCCTGCTGGACCAGGCGGACGGGCTGGACCGCGCCAGCGAGATGATCCGCGACGCCCTGCCCCCGCGCCTCCGCGAGACCGCCTACCTCCTGGCATGCGAGATCGCCGCCGCCGATGGCGACGCCTCCCAGGAGGAGCTTCGCTTCCTGCAGGACTTCCGCATCGCCCTCGACATCGACCGCCTGGTGGCCGGCGCGATCGAGCGCGCCGCCAAGGCCCGCTTCCAGGTCATCTGA
- the fbaA gene encoding class II fructose-bisphosphate aldolase — translation MDQIAPSGTNTKLKPGVVTGQDYLTLLEACREGGYALPAVNVVGTNSINAVLEAAAKNKSDVIIQLSNGGARFFGGEGCPDADAARVLGAVSAAQHVHTLAAAYGVCVVLHTDHADRSLLPWINKLIDHGEEHMKRTGKPLYSSHMIDLSAEPLDVNIAECATVLKRMAPLGMSLEIELGVTGGEEDGIGHDIDESADNAHLYTQPEDVLKAWEVLSPIGHITMAASFGNVHGVYAPGNVKLRPEILKASQEAVAGKFGGGAKPMSLVFHGGSGSEKDKIAEAVSYGVFKMNIDTDTQFAFSEPVGAYVDANPVAFKHQIDPATGKPQKKFYDPRKWLRAGEKGVAKRLDEAFADLGSAGRTLAG, via the coding sequence GTGGACCAAATTGCGCCGTCGGGCACCAACACGAAGCTGAAGCCGGGTGTCGTGACCGGCCAGGACTACCTGACCCTGCTCGAGGCCTGCCGCGAGGGCGGCTACGCCCTGCCGGCGGTGAACGTGGTGGGGACGAACTCCATCAACGCGGTGCTGGAGGCGGCGGCGAAGAACAAGTCCGACGTCATCATCCAGCTCTCCAACGGCGGTGCGCGCTTCTTCGGCGGCGAGGGCTGCCCGGACGCCGACGCGGCCCGGGTGCTGGGCGCGGTTTCCGCGGCGCAGCACGTGCACACGCTCGCGGCCGCCTACGGCGTCTGCGTCGTGCTGCACACCGACCACGCCGACCGCTCGCTGCTGCCCTGGATCAACAAGCTGATCGACCACGGCGAGGAGCACATGAAGCGGACGGGCAAGCCGCTCTACTCCTCCCACATGATCGACCTCTCGGCCGAGCCGCTGGACGTGAACATCGCGGAGTGCGCGACCGTGCTGAAGCGCATGGCGCCGCTGGGGATGAGCCTGGAGATCGAGCTCGGCGTGACCGGCGGCGAGGAGGACGGGATCGGGCACGACATCGACGAGAGCGCCGACAACGCCCACCTCTACACCCAGCCCGAGGACGTGCTGAAGGCCTGGGAGGTGCTGTCGCCGATCGGGCACATCACCATGGCGGCCTCCTTCGGGAACGTGCACGGCGTGTACGCGCCGGGCAACGTGAAGCTGCGGCCGGAGATCCTGAAGGCCTCGCAGGAGGCGGTGGCCGGCAAGTTCGGCGGTGGCGCGAAGCCGATGAGCCTTGTCTTCCACGGCGGCTCCGGTTCCGAGAAGGACAAGATCGCGGAGGCGGTTTCCTACGGCGTGTTCAAGATGAACATCGACACGGACACGCAGTTCGCTTTCTCCGAGCCGGTGGGCGCCTACGTCGATGCCAACCCGGTGGCCTTCAAGCACCAGATCGACCCCGCCACGGGCAAGCCGCAGAAGAAGTTCTACGACCCCCGCAAGTGGCTGCGGGCCGGCGAGAAGGGCGTGGCGAAGCGGCTGGACGAGGCCTTCGCCGACCTGGGTTCGGCCGGGCGCACCCTCGCCGGGTGA